From the genome of Deinococcus malanensis:
GCGCTGGCGGCCCAGTGGCAGGCCCGGGCGCTGAGCTGGTGGGACCTGCGCACCCACGAGGAAGAAGCAGACTTCTGGATGACATACGGTCTGGAACTCACCGGTCGGCTGGGCCTGCCCGGGTCAGCTGCCACCGAATTCATGGAAGCCTATCCCTACGAGCGGTACATGAAGCCCGTGGCCGGGGCACGCGAAGTGCTGGAAGAACTGCGCACGCGTGGCCTGAGAATCGGGGTGTTGAGCAATACCCTGCCCAGCATCGACCGCACGCTTCAGGCCCTGGACCTACACGACCTGGTGGATGTGGCACTCGCCACCTGCGTCATCGGCGCCCATAAGCCGGACGCTGGTGCCTACGCCCATGCGCTGGAGGCCCTGGGGGTGTCGCCCCACGAGGTGCTGTTTGTGGATGACAGGATCGAGAACGTGGAAGCAGCCCGGCAGCTCGGGATGGAGGCGGCCCTGATCGACCTGCGGGGTCAGGACCCCCAGGCCATCCACGACCTGCGTGCCGTCCTGGAGCTGGTCTGATGCAGGTCTCTCCCGGACTGCTGATCGACGGCCACCTGGACCTCGCCATGAACGCCCTGAATGGCCGGGATCTGACCCTTCCCCTCGAGACGCTGCGCGCAGCCGACCCGGTGGAAGGACAGACGGCCACTGTGTCGTTTCCGGAACTGCGTCAGGCCGGAACGCGCGTGTGTCTGGGCACGCTCTTTGCCATGCCCCGCAACGCAGAGGCGCCGGACGGCTACACGGACGCCGCAGGCGCGCGGCGCCAGGCCCTGGCCCAGCTGGACCAGTACCGCCGCTGGGAGGATCAGGGGCACATTACGCTGCTCGCGGACGCCCAGGCGGTGGCGGCGCATCTGATGGCGGCTGATGCGCCGCTGGGCGTGGTGCTGCTGATGGAGGGCGCCGACCCTGTCCGCGACGAACATGACCTCAGCTTCTGGATGGAGGCCGGGGTCAGGATCATTGGTCCCGCGTGGGGCGCCACCCGCTACGCCGGGGGCACCGGGGCGCCGGGTCCGCTGACCGCGGCAGGAATGGCCCTGGTCACGGCGATGCGTGATCTCGGCCTGACTGTCGATACCTCTCATCTGGATGACGCGGCGTTCTGGGACGTGGTGGAGATCGGCCCGCGCCTGATTGCGTCACACTCGAATGCCCGGGCGAAAATGGCGCGGCCGGACGGCAGGCCGGCGAGCAACCGCCACCTGAGTGACGAGATGGCCCGCGCGGTGGCGGCGGCCGGCGGCGTGGTGGGGCTGGTGTACCTCAGCAGTTTTCTGCAGCCCGGCTGGAATCCTGGCGACGTGCGGGCCCCGCTGGAAGTGCTCGCGGACCATGCCCGGCACTACGCGGAGCTGATTGGCTGGGACCGGGTGGTGCTGGGCACCGATATGGACGGGGGGTACGGGCAGCAGAAATGCCCGGCTGGAGTTGACCGCTATGCGGACGTGCCACGGCTGCTGGACCTGCTCCCTGAAGAGGTACGGGCCGGCGTAGGCGGGGGCAACTGGGCGCGCTGGCTGAGCAGCTGCCTCTGATTCGCGGGCACCGCTTCCGGGGCCTCGCTGGCCAAACTGCTCTAGGCTGGAGAGCATGACCATCACGCTGCCCGACCGCCGCAACCACGCCTTCGATCCGGACGTCCATGTGGCCGAGGAGGCGCTGCGCGGTCAGTTGCCGGAAGGCCAGTGGCGGTATGTGGCACCCCGGCCCATGTGGGCGGCGCAGCGCCTCAGCCTGCGCTCCGGGCCTGACGTCCGGGGTTCCCAGGTGACGGAGGCCCTGGCGGGGGAGCCGCTGCAACTGCTGTGGGAAAACGCCGAGGGCTGGGCCCATGTCCGCACCCTGCACGACCGGTACCTGGGATGGGCCCGGATGACTGAGCTGGTGCACCAGCCACCCCAGGGCGAAAGCCTGCGGGTCACGGCGCTGCGGGGCCACGCGTTCGCCGGGCCCAAGGTCAGCCAGCCGGTGCTGGCCGAACTGGCTTATGGGGCGCGGGTGTTCCGCACCGGTGGAGAAGTGGTGGAGGAAGGACGCCGCCGCTGGCAGCCCGTTGAACTGCCGGATGGCCGCGGTGCCTGGGTCCAGGAGGTGGTCCTCGCGCCACCCAAAGAGGCCGACCCGGTCGCATTTGCCCTGCGCTTCCTGGAGGCGCCCTATCTTTGGGGCGGGCGAAGCGCCTGGGGTCTGGACTGCAGCGGGCTGACCCAGACGGTGTATGCGGCGTGCGGCCATGATCTGCCCAGGGACGCCGATCAGCAGCAGCAGGTTCTGACCCCGGTCGAGACTCCCTTGCCGGGGGATCTGGCGTTCTTTCCAGGGCATGTGGGCCTGATGATTGACGCCCGGCGCATGATTCATGCCAATGCCACCCACATGTCCGTGACCATCGAAACCCTGGGCGAAGGCGACTACGGGGCCAGGCTTCAGGCCAGCTGCACCGGATTCGGCCGGTGGCCGGGATGAGCGCCGGGGCGCCGATGGTGACCTGGGAAACGCTGGAACTGCACACCGCTCAGCCGTTCGGGATTGCGCGGTGGACCCACAGCGTGTACCCGCGCACCTTTGTCACGCTGAGCCAGGGAGGCCTGAGCGGCCAGGGAGAGGCGGCTCCCAATGCGTTTTATGGCGAGACCCGCGGCACGGTGGAGGCCGTGCTGCCGCTGCTGGCAGAGGCGCTGACCGATCCCTGGGACTGGGACGGGCTGCACGCGGCCATGGGGACACGCATGCCACACGACCATCCGAGTGTGAAATGCGCCCTGGAGATGGCAGCCGTCGAGTGGTGTGCGCAGGCGGCGGGGGTGCCGGTCTGGCGGCTGCTTGGCCTGTCGCCAGCGCCGCTGCCGGAAAGCAGTTACACCGTCAGCCTTGCTCCTCTCCCTGATATGCGGCGCCAGGCCCGTGAGGCGGTTGGGCGCGGGCACGGGGTGCTGAAGGTCAAGCTCGGCACCGGACAGGACGAGGACATCCTTGAAGCGCTGCGCGAGGAGGCCCCCGAGGTGGCGTTGCGGGTGGATGCCAACGCGGCCTGGACCCGGGCCCGGGCCAAACGGATGCTGGGGCTGCTGGAGGCCGCGAGGGTGGAATTCGTGGAGCAGCCGCTGGCAGCAGGAGACCTGGAGGGTCACGCCATGCTGCGCGCGGTCTCCCCTGTGCCGATCGTGGCCGACGAGAGCCTGCACCACGTGAGCGACGTCGTGGCGCTGGCCCAGGCCTTCGACGGGGTCAATCTGAAGCTGGCCAAGCTGGGAGGGCCGCTTCAGACGCTGCGTGCTCTGCGGCTGGCCCGGGCCCATGGATTGCAGGTCATGATGGGCTGCATGATCGAAAGCAGCCTGGGGATCGCCGCAGCTGCCCACCTGGCTGGCCTGTGCGAATGGGCTGACCTGGACGGTGCGCTTCTGCTGGCCGACGATCCATACGCCGGACTGAACTGGACGGCTGGATGCCTGGCACGGCCGGAAGATGCTGGCTGGGGAGTCGCCCGGCAGACATGACGGTCCGGGTCGCCATCATTGGCTGCGGCAACCGCGGCGCTGACGTGTACGCCAGCCACCTGGGGCACCAGGGCGTACAGATCACACATCTGGTGGAGCCCCGGCCAGGGCGGCTGTGGGAGGTGGCGGGGCGGTACGGGGTGGCCCCTGAGGCGTGCTTCGCGACCTGGAACTCTTTTTTCGCGCTGGGCCGCGTCGCTGACGCGGTGGTCATCGCCACTCCCGACGACGCCCATGTGGAGCCGTGCCTGAAGGCGCTTTCACTTGGCTACGACGTGCTGCTGGAGAAACCGGTCTGTCTCAGTCCACATGAGCTTCCGCTGCTGCTGGCCGCCGAAGCGGTCTCGACGGGGCGGGTCACGGTGTGTCATGTGCTGCGGGCCACCCCGTTTTTCCAGGAGATCCGCGCCGTGCTGGACTCGGGTGCTCTGGGCCAACTGGTGGGTATCCAGCATGCCGAGAATGTGGCGTACTGGCACTATGCTCATTCGTACGTGCGCGGCAACTGGCGCGCCTCGCCGCCAGCGGCACCCTTTGTGCTGGCCAAGAGCGGCCATGACCTGGATCTGCTGCGCTGGTTTGCTGGAGCGCCGCCACGGACGGTCCGGAGTGTAGGAGGGCTGCACCATTTCACGCCGGCCAACGCGCCTGCGGGTGCCTCCGACCGGTGCGTCACCTGCCCGGTTCATGCCTGTCCGTACGATGCCCGGGGCATCTATACGACTCGTTCGGCAGACCGGTGGCCAGTGACGGTGCTGACGGCCGGCGGGATCTCTCTTGAAGAAGCGCTGGAATCAGGGCCATATGGGCAATGCGTTTATCTGGGTCTCAACAATGTTGCCGACCACCAGGCTGTGACGGTCACCTTCGCCAACGGTGTGGTGGCCCAGCTGACGGTCAGTGCGTTCACTCACAACAATACCCGGACCCTCAAACTGCTTGGGAGCCATGGCGAGCTCCGGGGGCACATGGAACGCGGCGAGCTGGAACTGCACGACTTCCGCACTCGTGAGCCGCGGATCTGGAACGTACCTGTGGCCGGGATTCACGGTGGTGGAGATACGGCGCTGGTCGCCGCGTGGCTGGCCTTTTTGAGGGGTGAACAGGGAGTGCCGACCCCACTGCACGAGTCGCTGGATTCACACCGGATTGCATTTATGGCAGAAGAACAGAGAATGTCGGCTCTTTGAGGGCCGGGCAGGTGCATCGTTCCTAGGATACTATCAAGTGAAAGTATTCACGATATAACGTGATTGTGAATTTCCGGTTTCTTCTCTCACTTCTCGACTTCTTTGAGAAAATCAAGGGTAAATCGCGAAACCGCGCGAGGATGGCTGTCTGTCAGGGCGTGGGTTCCACCTCTAATCTCACGCACCACCGCATCAGGGATAGCGTCACAGATAGCGTTCACGGTCCAGGTCTGGATTACACGGTCACTCAGACCATTCAGAAGCAGCGTCGGCACGCGGATATGCGGCAACAGCGGGCCGGTATCATGTCTGCCCTGGTTTTGCGAGAGCCGGTACATCAGATTGACGCCGCTGCGCATGTAGGCACGGATTCCTGGCAGCATCAGCCCAGCGCGTTCACGGGGCAGGTCGCGCATCAGGCGCAGCAGCTGTACGGTCACACTGGGATTCTCAGGAATCCCGGTGGGTGCACACGCTACCAGCGCCGACGCGAGGTGCGGGTACCTCGCAGCCAGGTCGAAGATCACCTCTGCCCCAAGCGAATGTCCGAACAGCGGCGTGCCCTGCAGCTGACGGATATCGAGCCACGCGGCCAGATGGTCGGTCAGGTCCTCGATGACGCGAGGAAAATCCGGGCGCCCCTGGCTGTGGCCGTGGCCCGGTGGATCATAGACATAGACCGTCCGGCCCCGCGAGAGCTCGCGGGAAACGCGGATATACATCCAGGAAGCGCATCCCAGACCAGGAACGATTACCACAGGCGGCCCACTCCCACGAACCCAGGCGTGAGTCCACAGCCCCCTGACCCAGGTGAACTGTGCATGCCCCGGGACAGCAGCCGGACACCTCAAACCGCTTCACTTTCTTTCATAAACGAAAGCACCAGGCGATTAAACGCTGCCGGAGCGTCAACCATCACCACATGCCCGGCACGCGGAATCTCGTGGTATTTGGCGCCAGGTATCGCCGCAGCCAGCGTCCGCCCGAGGGCAACCGGCACCAGCACGTCGCGGGTGCCCCAGATCACCAGCGTGCGCGCACTGACCTGGGGGAGCAGATCTTGAACACTGTCGCGCAGAAGGTCGCTGGCCCCGTGCCAGAGGTTCATCGGGCCGGCGCGCAGAGCGTCAGCCATGATGCGCGGCACGAATGAGGGCCGGCCCACCAGCATGGCGTGAGGCAGTCTCAGGGCCGCCCGCGTGGGTGACGTTTTCAGCAGACCACTGGCACAGGCCAGCACCAGGCGGTCCACCCGTTCCGGCAGCAGGGCTGCCACCCGCAGGGCGATATGCCCGCCCATGGAGTGGCCGACCAGCGTCACCTCTACCAGGTCCTCGGCGACCAGCCAGTCGGCAATCAGCCGGGAGGCGGCCTGCACGCTCAGGGCCCGCTGGCGCCACGCCCGGCCATAACCGGCGAGATCCAGCACAAACACCTGATGTTCCTGTGACAGTGCAGGGACGTTGTGCCGCCACCAGCGGCTGGAGCCGCTCAATCCGTGAATCAGGACCACCGGCGGTCCGACACCGGTCTTCTGAATGTGCAGTGTGGCCTGAGCGGCCTGGAAGGTCTGAATCTGCACGCCGCCCAGCATAACGGGACGCCCCGCCTGGCGTCAGGCGGGGCAAACCTTTAGATCCTGCGGCTCTCAGGTCGTTGACGCAGGCTGCTGAAGGGTTTCTCGGACCAG
Proteins encoded in this window:
- a CDS encoding C40 family peptidase, with product MTITLPDRRNHAFDPDVHVAEEALRGQLPEGQWRYVAPRPMWAAQRLSLRSGPDVRGSQVTEALAGEPLQLLWENAEGWAHVRTLHDRYLGWARMTELVHQPPQGESLRVTALRGHAFAGPKVSQPVLAELAYGARVFRTGGEVVEEGRRRWQPVELPDGRGAWVQEVVLAPPKEADPVAFALRFLEAPYLWGGRSAWGLDCSGLTQTVYAACGHDLPRDADQQQQVLTPVETPLPGDLAFFPGHVGLMIDARRMIHANATHMSVTIETLGEGDYGARLQASCTGFGRWPG
- a CDS encoding alpha/beta fold hydrolase, giving the protein MLGGVQIQTFQAAQATLHIQKTGVGPPVVLIHGLSGSSRWWRHNVPALSQEHQVFVLDLAGYGRAWRQRALSVQAASRLIADWLVAEDLVEVTLVGHSMGGHIALRVAALLPERVDRLVLACASGLLKTSPTRAALRLPHAMLVGRPSFVPRIMADALRAGPMNLWHGASDLLRDSVQDLLPQVSARTLVIWGTRDVLVPVALGRTLAAAIPGAKYHEIPRAGHVVMVDAPAAFNRLVLSFMKESEAV
- a CDS encoding Gfo/Idh/MocA family protein, with amino-acid sequence MTVRVAIIGCGNRGADVYASHLGHQGVQITHLVEPRPGRLWEVAGRYGVAPEACFATWNSFFALGRVADAVVIATPDDAHVEPCLKALSLGYDVLLEKPVCLSPHELPLLLAAEAVSTGRVTVCHVLRATPFFQEIRAVLDSGALGQLVGIQHAENVAYWHYAHSYVRGNWRASPPAAPFVLAKSGHDLDLLRWFAGAPPRTVRSVGGLHHFTPANAPAGASDRCVTCPVHACPYDARGIYTTRSADRWPVTVLTAGGISLEEALESGPYGQCVYLGLNNVADHQAVTVTFANGVVAQLTVSAFTHNNTRTLKLLGSHGELRGHMERGELELHDFRTREPRIWNVPVAGIHGGGDTALVAAWLAFLRGEQGVPTPLHESLDSHRIAFMAEEQRMSAL
- a CDS encoding alpha/beta fold hydrolase, yielding MVIVPGLGCASWMYIRVSRELSRGRTVYVYDPPGHGHSQGRPDFPRVIEDLTDHLAAWLDIRQLQGTPLFGHSLGAEVIFDLAARYPHLASALVACAPTGIPENPSVTVQLLRLMRDLPRERAGLMLPGIRAYMRSGVNLMYRLSQNQGRHDTGPLLPHIRVPTLLLNGLSDRVIQTWTVNAICDAIPDAVVREIRGGTHALTDSHPRAVSRFTLDFLKEVEK
- a CDS encoding dipeptide epimerase; protein product: MSAGAPMVTWETLELHTAQPFGIARWTHSVYPRTFVTLSQGGLSGQGEAAPNAFYGETRGTVEAVLPLLAEALTDPWDWDGLHAAMGTRMPHDHPSVKCALEMAAVEWCAQAAGVPVWRLLGLSPAPLPESSYTVSLAPLPDMRRQAREAVGRGHGVLKVKLGTGQDEDILEALREEAPEVALRVDANAAWTRARAKRMLGLLEAARVEFVEQPLAAGDLEGHAMLRAVSPVPIVADESLHHVSDVVALAQAFDGVNLKLAKLGGPLQTLRALRLARAHGLQVMMGCMIESSLGIAAAAHLAGLCEWADLDGALLLADDPYAGLNWTAGCLARPEDAGWGVARQT
- a CDS encoding HAD family hydrolase, with protein sequence MSRMASFPSSPRLRAVLFDRDDTIAYTDPQVYREAAVWAAGRFGLDAQVVGEALAAQWQARALSWWDLRTHEEEADFWMTYGLELTGRLGLPGSAATEFMEAYPYERYMKPVAGAREVLEELRTRGLRIGVLSNTLPSIDRTLQALDLHDLVDVALATCVIGAHKPDAGAYAHALEALGVSPHEVLFVDDRIENVEAARQLGMEAALIDLRGQDPQAIHDLRAVLELV
- a CDS encoding dipeptidase yields the protein MQVSPGLLIDGHLDLAMNALNGRDLTLPLETLRAADPVEGQTATVSFPELRQAGTRVCLGTLFAMPRNAEAPDGYTDAAGARRQALAQLDQYRRWEDQGHITLLADAQAVAAHLMAADAPLGVVLLMEGADPVRDEHDLSFWMEAGVRIIGPAWGATRYAGGTGAPGPLTAAGMALVTAMRDLGLTVDTSHLDDAAFWDVVEIGPRLIASHSNARAKMARPDGRPASNRHLSDEMARAVAAAGGVVGLVYLSSFLQPGWNPGDVRAPLEVLADHARHYAELIGWDRVVLGTDMDGGYGQQKCPAGVDRYADVPRLLDLLPEEVRAGVGGGNWARWLSSCL